From the Streptomyces sp. NBC_01216 genome, the window CTTCAGCCCGCTCGCCGAGGTCGCCTTCTGCGGCCACGCGACCGTCGCGACCGCGGTGGCCCTGGCCGAACGGATCGGCCCCGGTCCGCTCGTCTTCGACACGCCGGTGGGCGAGATCGCCCTGGACACCTCGGCAGGGCCCGAAGGCTCCGTGACGGCGACGCTCACCAGCGTCCCCACCCGCTCCCGACCGGCGACCGACAAGGAGATGGACGCCTCCCTCGCGGCCTTGCGCTGGTCCCCCGCAGACCTCGACCCCACACTTCCCCCGCACGTCGCCTTCGGCGGGAACGAGCACCTCGTCCTGGCCGTGGCCACCCGCGAGCGACTCGCGGCCCTCGACTACGACTTCGACTCCCTGGCCGAGGTGATGCATCGTCACGGCTGGACCACGCTCCAGCTGATCTGGCGTGAGGCCCCGGACCTCTTCCACGCCCGCGACCCCTTCCCGATCGGCGGTGTCGTCGAGGATCCGGCCACCGGTGCCGCGGCCGCCGCACTCGGCGGCTACCTGCGCACCCTCGGCGCCCTCCCGTCCTCCGGTGCCCTCACCATCCGTCAGGGGGAGGATCTGGGCCGACCGAGCCTGCTCCGGGTCGAGGCGTCCACCACCGACCCGCGCGCCCGGGTGAGCGGGCAGGCGGTGGCGATCACGGACGCACGGTACTGAGGCGCAGCGCCCGTACCAACGCCGCGGTCACCGGATGCGGGGCCGCGTTCCGTGGGCGAGCCGCCGGGGCGGCGCCTACGCCGCGACTGCGGCGGTCGTGTGTGGGGTGGCGGCGGTGCCCGCTGACGGTTCCCGGCGGGCGGTCAGGCCGGATCCGTGGGCGGCGGTCACGGCTGCTCGACTTCCGTCGGCGTGGAGCGCGGGCGGTGCCACGCGTGCGCGCAGGTGCCCTCGCAGTGCGTCCGTCTCCCGCGGGTGTCCGCCACGGCGAACACCGAGACGAGGACGCGGAACGTGGTCACATGTTCGTCGGTGGGCAGACGTGCGAAGCCGTAACGGCGGGTTCCTGCAGATCATCACCGCGGGATTGGTGGTGGGTTTCGTCCCGGACCTCGTCCCGCCCGCGCGGCCGTCCGGGGCGGTGATGTGCGCCTGCATCGCGTAGCCGCCGACCTGCAGCAACACCTTCCGCCGGTCCTCCGGGGACGGACCGGAGAACCAGGCCGCCCCCGTCGTCCGAGGTCCGGAGCTCCTGGGCGATCTCGTTGACGACATGCCCGGTCCGGGAAGTTCTGTCCACAGTGCCCCTCACGGTCGCGTCTTGATCACATCCGTGCCGGGGTGGAGACCGTATCTCGTGCGTGGAGCCTGCGAGTTCGGCCCACCGGGTCCCCGCACCGCGCGGTGGACTCCCCGGGGCATGAGGTGTCCTGCCCCGACGTGGCCGTACGTCGGGCACAGGGCGCCTGTTCGGACCGGTCGGGGGCGCCGACGTTCGTGGCGAACCGGTACGACAGCCGGAGATCCTGTGACCGTGTCCTGTCATCCTCGTTGACTGGGCATGATGACGGGTGTGACGGCTGAGCAGCTGGCCGGAAGAGACGCGGAGCTGTCCGAGCTGGCCGGTTCGTTGGGGCGGTTGTCCAACCGGCCCGAGCCGCGGGTGGTGTTCACGCAGTATGTCGAGGGGCTGTGATGCACCGCGCCGGCAGGCGCCCCCTTCGGCGCGGGCGTGCGGGCGTCAGGGGGCGCAGGCGGTGCGTTCCTCGACCGTCATCGCGCGGGAGCGGGCGATGAGCGAGTCGTTCTTCCCTGTGGGCGCGCTGAAGGTGCTGTTCTTGATGATGACGTGCCGGTATCTCTTCTTGGTGCCGCTCCTGATCTTGGTGTCCGACGTGAAGTCGAGCCGCAGATCCCCGGTGGCGGTTCCCATCTCCGCGGCCCTGCTGAACCAGCCGACGTTGCAGGCCGGAACCGGCAGGCTGTTCGTCTG encodes:
- a CDS encoding PhzF family phenazine biosynthesis isomerase, which encodes MTLRTRPEILRYTAFTTDPAGGNPAGVVLDAAALDDAAMLATSAEIGYSETAFVTAADRAARRFRLRYFSPLAEVAFCGHATVATAVALAERIGPGPLVFDTPVGEIALDTSAGPEGSVTATLTSVPTRSRPATDKEMDASLAALRWSPADLDPTLPPHVAFGGNEHLVLAVATRERLAALDYDFDSLAEVMHRHGWTTLQLIWREAPDLFHARDPFPIGGVVEDPATGAAAAALGGYLRTLGALPSSGALTIRQGEDLGRPSLLRVEASTTDPRARVSGQAVAITDARY
- a CDS encoding DUF5958 family protein; translation: MPTDEHVTTFRVLVSVFAVADTRGRRTHCEGTCAHAWHRPRSTPTEVEQP